agtcaatgggttttttgaatgggattttggttaaatccctaaaataataatctaataatcaagatactttcacgttttattctacgacataaaacacaccagttacaccctACCCCACTGATGCGGAGACTCTGGGTTCGTGGTAAACTCATATTacgattattccatgtaaacaccacatttattagtcacggtgaaagtgaaactttaacgatGCATTGTGCTTAAAGCCACTGCGGCCACATATGAAGCTGTTACAGAGCATATAGATTTaggattttctagaagcaaggaaaaaataacatttcgtGTATTTACCTACCTTAACAAAGCTGAAAcgtggtactttattcactaaaataagtttaatattaCCATATCCAAAAGctcgctcactctgctgttatttaatagattaaatgcactagaattttattgaatagttcGTCGAgacacgtttttaattaaaatattcatattaatcaaagaTTTATTGACTTCTAATGCAACTTAtttcgaaatgtacagaaatacgagctttcatatgtcctttagttatggtcatttcatttattcactatactatttattattaatgtctcatttcagtttagttttgtatttattccagtttatatgaaaaggttcatgtagcgttgtttattattcatatacAGACTAAACCCTTTTGACtgaacacattaaaattaaattaaattaaatttatgcatttagcagacgcttttatccaaagcgacttacaatgcacttacagtgcattcaggctataaatttttacctatcatgtgttctcggggaatcaaacccccaaccttgcgcttcgtaacgcaatgctctaccacttgagctacaggaacatacgaaataaaaataagaataataaataataacacacattaaaaataagtttgaaacaGTTGTGGGAACACAGTCTATGTGCGGTCAGTGTGGTGGTGGTGACGCTGAAGTCGAGCGACCTTGGTgctgtagttcgtttatagcctaTTTGATGCAATCCCTACAGGTTCACTTCAAATTCTAAAACACATATCATTCACAGATATTAGTGCTGAATTTAATAGAATTTTTATTGGAGATACAGACATTACAAAGAAAGAATAcaccaataaatatattagaaatcaAAATTTGTGCTCGGTTCCacctgcaaagtttttttttaatttcaaccaTGGGTGATTTAAAATTAGGAAAAGGCTAACACTACTATTTATGAATactgcattaataataaaataaaagaagttttatttaaaattttacatcaaaTTTATCCTGATAAAGATATGCTAAgaagatttaaaataaacatagaaGAGTCCTGTGTCTTTTGCCAATCAAATAGGGAgactatttttcatttattttatcactgtatgtacacaaaaaaaaatttggtctGATTTGGAAGAATTTATAATCACAAAATTGAATGTAAACATCAGAATCAATATTTATGAAGTCATGTTATACTTGATTTATGtggtttgtataaaaataaaattttagttatTCAACTGTTTATTATCTTCGGAAAATACCATTTTCACGTGTTCTCTGTACCTATTGTCCTGTGCATTGTTCATAATAAagttcgttaaaaaaaaaaaaaagttcgtttatagcctaagtttagcttttaagttctggcgcttttatttaggcttcaaaattcatcaaagttatattatCTTATGAAGATTATCTTTatggacaaaacgtgtaagtttcatgaactatggttgaacacagagcttatgttttgcgataatccaaaagcctatgggAAAATCCTATAGGCTTTTTGTCGAGTGAACCAGTGCTACGCTAACCGCCGATCcgcctacaaagtgacgtcatcTCTCGAATCTGTGTATGAAGGTTGCTGTCGCCATAGAAACCCTCATCTGTTTGCTATAAATTGCCCCAATTTTTTGATTACACAGAATATtcttatttctcataattgccaTTAACgtgtttatgaaatatataatataaaacgctgttttaaaaccatttctttatatatatttttttacaagtcTTTGTTGAATCTGTGCTTTTAATCGTGAAGCTAAGCAAACAGTCGTTGCTAGGGCAGCTAGCCCGTTAGCATGTCGAAATTAAATAATTCTACCTCCTAAAATATATGCGGTGTTTGTCCGCGGTAAAACATGCATGAAATGTAGCTTACTCTCGGTTTATGAAAAAATGTTCTCCGTAATATTCCGTGACCCACCGGCTCTCTGTTAGCCAGCTGCTCACTGTGTCTACGGACCGACTCAGACATAAACAAACGTGGATTCTAGAGATATTTCATCTTCTCCTTTGGACGAGGTTTGCGAATAAGTGCAATATGGACACGAATGTTCAGAAGAGGCGAGAAAACAAGAAGTCTTTACGGGTTAAGGTCATTAGTCTGGGAAATGCAGAGGTGGGGAAGGTAAGAATGGACTGTTTTAAACCATACAGACATCAAACTTCAGATATCAGGTGGTTCTTTACATGTGTTTATTAAGATGATCTTGAGTTAATGATATATATGTTTGATTGATCAGTAGTTCATGTTCACTTAATGTTCTCTCTAAGAACTAACTGCTTTCCCCTTATAcatgttttgttgtgtatttgatgtaacgTTTCATGGATACtgatactgtaaatatttttttgctagtAATCTATTTGTTTCATTTAGGAGCTATTCATTCAGTATGATATTTTTTTAGGTTAGCCTGCACAATAGGTATAGTAGCATACTAGGTTACCTAAagcatgtaatatttcataatatttctgtttattgtTTCAGAGCTGTATTATTAAACGGTACTGTGAGAAGCGGTTTGTGCCCAAGTATCTAGCCACTATTGGGATAGATTATGGTGTAACCAAGTAAGTGATGCGGGTTTGACAAATGATTTCTCTTTGTCAtatctttttttcaaatatgagTTTCAAAAGGCAGCAAACAAGAATTTCATCCAACTCTGATCATATTAATGACACATGGGCACCTTGTTCTTCTAGCTGGAAGTATTATcacttaattgtattatttatttattaattcattgattGTATCTACCATTTTGCTGggatgtttaatattaaaaaagcaataataaccTTATAATAATTTTCAAGCATATGACTGTAGTGGTTGTTTTGTCAGTTATTGGTGCAATGGCACATATTTTTCAATGCAAAGCCAGTTATGTCTATTAATAAAGCACAATTAGAGCAAATCACTAATGGAATGtaaatgaaaggtttttttttgtttacttcctCAAGGGTTCAGGTTCGAGACAGGGagataaaagtaaacatttttgatATGGCTGGACATCCGTTCTTTTATGAGGTAttgcttgatttattttatatttgtatgtgtatgcaCATAATTAAGTGTGTttcaaattattgttaaaaaaatgtgtaaacaaattttttttttttattacacaatgAAATCAAgagtttttaattctttttatttttttattgctctaGTACATCGAACTAACCACAGTGTGGTAGTATTGAGCTGCTGTCCATGTAATGGTCTCCCTGAAGAACCTTATTGCATCagcatttagcatttttcttaTTGCCATGTATAGAAATTGGTCACAGGTTATTTGCTTGTGATGGCTGTGAGAGTCTGATGTTGGAGGGAATTGATGCTGTGTGTTTTACAGGTCCGCAATGAGTTTTATAAGGACTCTCAGGGGGTGATTCTGGTCTATGATGTTGGACTGAGGGAGAGTTTTGATGCTCTGGACAGCTGGCTTACAGAGATGAAGCAGGAAATGGGCTCACAGGCCAACATGGAGAACATAATCTTCGTCGTGTGTGCCAACAAGGTGCCACTGGCGCTTAAATGTATAATCTATGATGTACATAAGAGAGAGACTGTTATAAAGTGTGGTCTCTCACCCATAAAGGTTGACCTGACGAAAAGACGAGTTGTGGATGAGAGTGAGGGGAAACTTTGGGCTGAGAGCAGAGGATTTCATTACTTTGAAACTTCTGCCCAGAGTGGTGAAGGCATCAATGAAATGTTTCAGGTATTTGCTCTCATGTGACTCTACAGTTTACAGCCCTGTCATTCTGTTGACTGTTGTTTATGTGATATGTGTCCCCCTCCACAGTCCTTTTTCTCATCCATAACTGACATGTGTGAAAATGGAGGGAAGAGACCCACTCCAGAGGTCAATGTAGGTTTTACAAAAGAGCAGGCCGACACCATCAGACGCATCCGCAACAGCAAAGACAGCTGGGATATGCTGGGGGTTAAACCTGGGGCCACAAGGTAAATCGCATGCTAAATGTGTCTGCTAGTGCTGCTGAACTTTTGTATATCATACTCTGGATTAATGGCTATTTAGGTATTGACTATTGCTCTGTATAATAGGCTCTGTTGCACAGTATCTGGTTAATGAACTGAATGATAGCTTTCCTACACTAGTCTACAGCATGCCAGTAAACATCTTGAATCCATGCAGTATACactacattcaaaagttttgggtcggaaagatttttaaaatgtttttgaaagaagccccttatgctcaccaagaggCTTTTGTgttcgcatgatccttcagaaatcattctaatatgcttatttggggcttaggaaacatttcttattattattgatgttgaaaacagttgtgctgcttaatatttttgtagaaactagaatcttttttttcaggatgatgaatagaaagttcagaagaacagcatttattgtaaatagaaatagaaaccttttatagcagtataaatgtctctactgtcattttgatcagtttaatgcatccttgctaaataaaagtattattaaaaaaaaaataaaaatcgaacGGAcgccaaacttttaaacagcagtgtatgtatatatggtgtatatatgaATTTGTCTGATGCAGGGCATCACATTTTTCTTAATGCCTGACAGCATTGATTTGACGATGTTATACCACTGATTTGTTGTAAATTTCAGagtttttgtataatataaatttatctgTGTGGATGTTTATGGAATGATTGAATGTTTGTTGATGTCTGATAAAATGCTTTAATTGTGGTTTAtggcttattttattaattataaaatatatattaaatattaaatgtactcTATTATATACAGTAGGCCACTGGGCTTTGTTCTTTAAAGTTTTAACCAGCCATAAACAGCTGTGTTGTTTGTAAACTATGTACTCCAGACATCATGCTGTCAAAAATCATGATTACAGCACTAATCtgcacttttttactgtccattgcactagtgtaaataatgttcatatgttcatagtttctgcttatagtgtgcATACACTTATAAcgtaatccatctgtatagtatgttcatagtacacctatctgtatatcaagctgatagtatttaaaaatctgtaaattatgtccatagtactcccttatctgtatatttattgtaatttttttaacatattgtagacactgtatatcctgtac
The sequence above is drawn from the Cyprinus carpio isolate SPL01 chromosome A17, ASM1834038v1, whole genome shotgun sequence genome and encodes:
- the LOC109047264 gene encoding dnaJ homolog subfamily C member 27-like, whose product is MDTNVQKRRENKKSLRVKVISLGNAEVGKSCIIKRYCEKRFVPKYLATIGIDYGVTKVQVRDREIKVNIFDMAGHPFFYEVRNEFYKDSQGVILVYDVGLRESFDALDSWLTEMKQEMGSQANMENIIFVVCANKVDLTKRRVVDESEGKLWAESRGFHYFETSAQSGEGINEMFQSFFSSITDMCENGGKRPTPEVNVGFTKEQADTIRRIRNSKDSWDMLGVKPGATREEVNKAYRKLAVLLHPDKCVAPGSEDAFKAVVNARTSLLKNIN